TTTTCTGCGCTCTCAAATTTTGGGATGGTGCCCGCAGCGTTGATCGGCATTGATGTGCGAGAATTTTTAGAACGCGCATTGGCGATGGGTGAGCGGTGCAAAATATCAGATGACCAGAACGCCGGTCTTTTGCTGGGCCTTGTGCTGGGTGAGTTGGCAAAAGCCGGGCGAGATAAAGTGACGCTTGTAACGTCTCCTAAATTGTGGGACTTGGGGGCGTGGTTGGAGCAACTTTTAGCCGAAAGCACGGGGAAAAAGGGTCGGGGTCTCATACCTGTTGATTTAGAGGCGGTTGCTGCGGCCGATATGTATGGTGAAGATCGGGTATTTGTCTATATCCGACTGAAGGACGATGCGGACGCTGGACAGGATGTGGATATAGAAAATCTGAGAGAGGCGCATTTTCCAGTTATTCAGATCGATGTGGCAGAACTGTTAGACCTGGGAGCAGAGTTTTTCAGGTGGGAATACGCTACCGCGGTCGCTGGCGCAGTTTTGGATATCAATCCCTTTGACCAACCCAATGTGCAGGAGAGCAAAAATTTTACGGCGGAATTGACACAGGCTTATGAAAAAGAGGGCGTATTGCCAGTTCAAAAGCCGTTTTTTGTAGATGATGACGTCGTAGTTTATGCCGATGTAGCCAATGCACAGACGTTGGGAACAATTGAGAACCTCAATAGTTGTATTGCTGGACTGCTCAATCAGATTCGAGCGGGCGACTATGTCGCTTTGTGCGCTTATCTCGATATGAATGAGGACATTGTTTCTGTTTTACAGGCTCTAAGGCATCGGATACGCAATGTATATCGGGTGGCTACTACATTGGGATTTGGTCCGCGATTCTTGCATTCTACGGGACAGTTGCACAAGGGAGGACCAAATAATGTGGTGGTCGTGCAACTGACAAGCGATGATGCGGCAGATGTGGATATTCCGGGACGCGCGTTCTCTTTTGGCGTACTCAAACAAGCACAGGCCCTCGGCGATGCCCGTGCGCTTTCGAGTCGAAATAGACGGGCGATTCGCATTCATTTTAAGAAAGATGTAATTGCTGGCATCCATCGGGTGAAGCAAGCGGTTAGAGAGGATTGAATATGGCATTGGCAGCGATGGATTTGATGCAAATTGTGGGCGACGATTGCAAGACTGATTTTGCGAGCAAGCTGCGCGATGAACAATTGGAACTCACGCGCAATCGTTTGGATATTTTGCAGGTCAATGTCGGCAAATTGTGCAATCAAGCGTGTCATCACTGTCATGTAGATGCCAGCCCGCTCCGCACAGAGATCATGACCCGAGAGACCATTGACCATATTCTATTATTTCTCGAAACATCCGATATTCAGACAGTTGACATAACTGGTGGTGCACCTGAGTTAATTCCAGATTTTCGCTATTTTGTCGAACAAATACGCGAGCGAGGTCGTCGCGTGATGGTGCGCTGCAATTTAACCGTGATTTTTGAAAGCGGACAAGAAGACTTGCCCGAGTTTTATCGCGAGCACGAAGTTGAATTGGTGTGTTCGCTGCCGTGTTATCTCGAAGAAAATGTGGATGAACAACGCGGGCGCGGTGTTTTCACGAAAAGCATACGGGCATTGCAGATTCTCAACGAAATTGGATATGCACAACCTGGCACGGGATTGGAACTCCACCTGGTCTATAATCCCGTTGGCGCGTCTTTACCCCCTCCGCAAGCCGCACTCGAAGCCGATTACAAAGAAGAGCTAAAAGCCCGCTACAACATCGATTTTAATAAGCTCTACACCATTACCAATATGCCCATCAGCCGGTTTGAAGAATTTCTCAAACGCCGGGGCATTTACAACAGCTATATGCAGACTTTACAGGATAATTTTAATCCGCATACGATCGATAATTTGATGTGCCGTTCTCTAATTAGCGTTGGATGGCAAGGTGAGGTTTACGATTGTGATTTTAATCAAATGCTCGATATGCATTCTTTTGGGCGCGAAGTTAAACTCTGGGAACTGTCCGTTGAAGATCTGATCGGATGCAATGTGCGGGTGCAAGACCACTGCTTTGGATGTACTGCGGGTGCGGGCAGCAGTTGTGGAGGAGAGCTTGTGTGAAGGATGAAGGACCACTAAAACGCAATCGCTACGAGAGGGCACCGAGATAGGTGCCTTTTTATTTTATATTCAGTGCTATGCGCTGTGTCTGTGGTGACAGGCATCGCGTGCTGTCGCATGCTTGATATGTGAGTAGCAGCGAGAGGTTTTGGGATCGGTTTTTGAATGACAGAGTGAGGGGTATAGTGAGGCTATCTGTATAAACGGCAATGGCACGCTCGGCAAAGGGGAATTGTAAGTCCTCTGGTGGGGGATAGTCGATTTGGGTGATTTCGGCAATATCCGTATCCAGTGAGAGGCGCGTGGGAATCAAATAATCGTCGGTGGGGTTGGATGCTTGAATATGCCAGCCCGAAGCGATATTCAGGCGCACGCTCACTTTGAGAGTATTTGAGCTATCAGGGGGCAAGGATGTTGCGGACGCAGTGACGAGGCTATCGGGTGAAAGCATCGCGATGGGAGAGGATGCCATCATTGTGCCGTGGATAAAGTGCAGGAGCGCGCCTGGCGTATTTTCTGCGAGGGGAGCAAAGCTGTTGGTGAGTTCGAGCGCGCGTTGGGCATACAGGGGGTTTTGTGTCAATGTCCGAAGCTCCCACAAAACGTGCAAGGCAACGGCATTGCCAGAGGGCAGGGCGCTGTCGTAAAAACTCAAGGTACGCACAATCATCTCATTTTGACTCTGGGTGAGAAAATATCCGCCATTCAGGGTATCCCAAAATGCGGTGTGCATCCGTTCTGAAAGCGATAGAGCGTCCCGGAAGTAGCGGGCGGAATGCGTTGTGCGATAGAGGTGGAGGAAGCCGTTGATTAAAAAGGCGTAATCTTCTTGATAGGCATCGCCTTTGCGCTGTCCTTCGCGGTAGATGCGATACAGGTCGCCGTTTGCGTTGCGGAGATTGTCGCGGATAAAATCGGCGGCTTTTTGTGCGACCTTCAAGTATTCGGGATGACCGAGGACTTCATAGGCGCGGGCATACGCCCCGATCATGAGGCCATTCCACGCTGTGATAATTTTGTCGTCGAGAAGGGGTCGGGTGCGTTGGCTGCGAGCGTTCAGCAGGTTTTCTTTAAGTGGAGACAGACGCGCGTGCAGGGTTGTGGTGTCAATTTGATGGCGGATTGATAGCGCACTGTCTGTATCGGTTTTATATATGACGCCAGCCGAACCTTCGGGCATGGGCGCGAGCGCATAACACGAGAGGAAGAAATCGGCATCTTTCTTCAGGGTCTGGCGAATCTCTTGTTCTGTCCAGGTATAATATGCGCCTTCCTCTGCTTCGGTTTCTGCGTCAAGAGCAGAGTAAAATCCGCCTTTGGAATCTGTCATTTCGCGCGAAACAAAGTCCAGAATCTCCTCTGCTGCAATGCGATAGGCCGTTTTATTGGTGATCTGATAAGCGCCGAGAAAGTTGTGGGTAAGGAGGGCCTGGTTGTAGAGCATTTTTTCAAAGTGTGGCACGCGCCATTGTGCATCTGTCGCATAGCGATGAAAACCACCGCCGAGGTGGTCGCGGATGCCGCCCAGCGCCATGTGATGCAGTGTTTGCTCGACCATAGCGAGGTATTTTGCCTGAGGATTTTGCCGATATGCCGTCAGCAACAGGTTGAGTGCGTGATCGGGGGGAAATTTCGGGGCTGTGCCCAGGCCACCGTTGATGGGATCAAATCGTTTTTCTATATGGTCAATCGCCTTGCCAATCAGGTCTCCTTCCACTTTCTCTGAAACGGCGCGTGTCGTGTGAATGCGCGCGATGGATTGCGATATCTGATCGGCCTGTTTTTCGAGTTCCTGTCTCTTTTCCTGCCAGGCAACATGCAGTGCTTGAATCACGCGCGGAAAGCCCGGACGCCCATGCGAATCTTCGGGGGGAAAGTACGTACCGGCAAAAAAGGGTTTGAGATCTGGCGTGAGAAAAACAGAGTTGGGCCATCCGCCGTGCCCGGTCATGAGTTGGGTAGCCGTCATGTAAATTTCGTCGATATCGGGCCGTTCTTCGCGGTCAACCTTGATATTGACAAAAAACTGATTCAT
The sequence above is a segment of the Gemmatimonadota bacterium genome. Coding sequences within it:
- the arsS gene encoding arsenosugar biosynthesis radical SAM protein ArsS (Some members of this family are selenoproteins.), with the protein product MALAAMDLMQIVGDDCKTDFASKLRDEQLELTRNRLDILQVNVGKLCNQACHHCHVDASPLRTEIMTRETIDHILLFLETSDIQTVDITGGAPELIPDFRYFVEQIRERGRRVMVRCNLTVIFESGQEDLPEFYREHEVELVCSLPCYLEENVDEQRGRGVFTKSIRALQILNEIGYAQPGTGLELHLVYNPVGASLPPPQAALEADYKEELKARYNIDFNKLYTITNMPISRFEEFLKRRGIYNSYMQTLQDNFNPHTIDNLMCRSLISVGWQGEVYDCDFNQMLDMHSFGREVKLWELSVEDLIGCNVRVQDHCFGCTAGAGSSCGGELV
- a CDS encoding bifunctional transaldolase/phosoglucose isomerase, with amino-acid sequence MSISDMRVFLGAYQSAVVDRALKTWSENGNTARLWHGDATLWSGADEANWLGWLNIAPQMRDQVDALCAFAQQVRDRGITDILLLGMGGSSLCPEVLAMTFGCPEGWPRLHVLDSTVPAQVQRFADAVNLETTLCIVASKSGTTTEPHAFCEFFWAKMQGTIGDTAGQHFIAITDPGSDLETLARERGFLSVFHGLPEIGGRFSALSNFGMVPAALIGIDVREFLERALAMGERCKISDDQNAGLLLGLVLGELAKAGRDKVTLVTSPKLWDLGAWLEQLLAESTGKKGRGLIPVDLEAVAAADMYGEDRVFVYIRLKDDADAGQDVDIENLREAHFPVIQIDVAELLDLGAEFFRWEYATAVAGAVLDINPFDQPNVQESKNFTAELTQAYEKEGVLPVQKPFFVDDDVVVYADVANAQTLGTIENLNSCIAGLLNQIRAGDYVALCAYLDMNEDIVSVLQALRHRIRNVYRVATTLGFGPRFLHSTGQLHKGGPNNVVVVQLTSDDAADVDIPGRAFSFGVLKQAQALGDARALSSRNRRAIRIHFKKDVIAGIHRVKQAVRED
- a CDS encoding DUF255 domain-containing protein, with the protein product MAIAKRLLFIPIILLAIAAGYWWGVYSTENPPTPSPTQNRLSRELSPYLRLHAHNPVDWYPWDEEALAKARREDKPIFLSVGYSSCYWCHVMERLVFSDPDIAHLMNQFFVNIKVDREERPDIDEIYMTATQLMTGHGGWPNSVFLTPDLKPFFAGTYFPPEDSHGRPGFPRVIQALHVAWQEKRQELEKQADQISQSIARIHTTRAVSEKVEGDLIGKAIDHIEKRFDPINGGLGTAPKFPPDHALNLLLTAYRQNPQAKYLAMVEQTLHHMALGGIRDHLGGGFHRYATDAQWRVPHFEKMLYNQALLTHNFLGAYQITNKTAYRIAAEEILDFVSREMTDSKGGFYSALDAETEAEEGAYYTWTEQEIRQTLKKDADFFLSCYALAPMPEGSAGVIYKTDTDSALSIRHQIDTTTLHARLSPLKENLLNARSQRTRPLLDDKIITAWNGLMIGAYARAYEVLGHPEYLKVAQKAADFIRDNLRNANGDLYRIYREGQRKGDAYQEDYAFLINGFLHLYRTTHSARYFRDALSLSERMHTAFWDTLNGGYFLTQSQNEMIVRTLSFYDSALPSGNAVALHVLWELRTLTQNPLYAQRALELTNSFAPLAENTPGALLHFIHGTMMASSPIAMLSPDSLVTASATSLPPDSSNTLKVSVRLNIASGWHIQASNPTDDYLIPTRLSLDTDIAEITQIDYPPPEDLQFPFAERAIAVYTDSLTIPLTLSFKNRSQNLSLLLTYQACDSTRCLSPQTQRIALNIK